A single window of Anaerocolumna chitinilytica DNA harbors:
- a CDS encoding ABC transporter ATP-binding protein yields the protein MAFIELKNIKKEYNIGDVTITAVRDCSFSVEKGELVVILGPSGAGKTTVLNLLGGMDSPSDGSILVDEKEVHNYNKRNLINYRRNDIGFVFQFYNLVANLTALENVELACQICRDSLDPKSILEQVGLAERMNNFPAQLSGGEQQRVAIARAIAKNPKLLLCDEPTGALDSTTGQLIIELLQNTCRTMGTTTIIITHNAVLADIADKVIHIKNGTVHHIVENENPKSPSEIVW from the coding sequence ATGGCATTTATCGAGCTAAAGAATATAAAAAAAGAATATAACATAGGAGATGTTACCATAACTGCTGTTAGAGACTGCTCTTTCTCCGTAGAAAAAGGAGAGCTGGTCGTAATTCTTGGGCCTTCAGGAGCAGGAAAAACTACCGTATTGAATCTACTTGGCGGCATGGATAGTCCCAGTGATGGCAGTATCCTGGTGGATGAAAAGGAAGTTCATAATTATAATAAGCGGAATCTTATAAATTACAGAAGAAATGATATCGGATTTGTATTTCAATTCTACAATCTGGTAGCCAATCTGACAGCTCTTGAAAATGTAGAGCTGGCCTGTCAGATATGCCGTGATTCCCTGGATCCCAAATCCATCCTGGAACAAGTCGGTTTGGCAGAACGCATGAATAACTTTCCAGCTCAGCTCTCCGGCGGTGAGCAGCAGCGTGTGGCAATTGCAAGAGCCATTGCAAAAAATCCCAAGCTTTTATTATGTGATGAGCCTACCGGAGCCCTTGACAGCACCACCGGACAGCTTATCATAGAATTGCTTCAAAATACCTGCAGAACCATGGGCACAACAACAATTATTATTACCCATAATGCGGTTTTAGCAGATATTGCTGATAAGGTTATTCACATTAAGAACGGAACCGTCCATCATATTGTTGAAAATGAAAATCCGAAAAGTCCAAGTGAGATTGTGTGGTGA